A single Carnobacterium inhibens subsp. inhibens DSM 13024 DNA region contains:
- a CDS encoding VOC family protein: MIKGLHHISAFTKSAKTNHYFYTVVLGLRFVKSTVNQENTSIRHLFYGDYQGNPGTLLTFFELKRAGRSYNETNYFSTITLKIPKGTLSYWKTRLAHFSIESHVDLENQRLFFKDPDQMELSLIEVDDIILTENATKHSDIPQSNQIIGIFEAELTVKRPDETLSFLKTFLGLTPTNQHSQLKDTQQSALTFVGSNKKSSLSRMGRGSIDHIAYTVSSAKELEELYQKAVHHHIVIEQYIERGYFKSLYVKEPNGLRIEIATETPGFTLDEPIEALGNKLALPIFLENKRAVIEAQLEDFQ, encoded by the coding sequence GTGATAAAAGGTCTTCACCATATTTCTGCTTTCACTAAATCTGCTAAAACCAATCACTATTTTTATACCGTTGTGCTCGGTTTACGATTTGTAAAAAGCACGGTCAATCAAGAAAATACATCTATTCGCCATTTATTTTATGGAGACTACCAAGGCAACCCTGGTACGTTATTAACCTTTTTTGAGCTAAAAAGAGCTGGTCGTTCTTATAATGAAACCAACTATTTCTCTACTATAACCTTAAAGATTCCAAAAGGTACACTCTCTTATTGGAAAACTCGTTTAGCTCATTTTTCAATCGAGAGTCATGTAGATTTAGAAAACCAACGTTTATTTTTTAAAGATCCTGATCAGATGGAACTTTCATTAATTGAAGTAGATGACATTATTCTTACTGAAAATGCGACTAAGCATTCTGACATTCCACAATCTAATCAAATTATTGGTATTTTTGAAGCCGAACTTACCGTTAAACGTCCGGATGAAACTCTCTCTTTCCTTAAAACGTTTTTAGGTCTAACCCCTACTAATCAGCATTCTCAGTTAAAAGATACACAACAAAGTGCACTTACATTTGTTGGTTCTAACAAGAAATCATCATTATCTCGCATGGGAAGAGGATCCATAGATCATATTGCTTACACTGTCTCTTCCGCTAAAGAACTTGAGGAATTGTATCAAAAAGCAGTACATCACCACATCGTCATTGAACAATATATTGAACGTGGTTATTTTAAAAGCTTGTATGTAAAAGAGCCAAATGGGTTACGCATTGAGATAGCCACTGAGACTCCTGGTTTTACCTTGGACGAACCCATTGAAGCATTGGGAAATAAACTTGCACTACCTATTTTTTTAGAGAATAAAAGAGCCGTAATCGAAGCTCAATTGGAGGATTTTCAATAG